The DNA region TATTGCATGAATATGTCTAtgcacaaacagacacagacatacagacacacacaaatctaaatataacctgtttagTCCATATGTCACTTATGTTTaagtgagagtatgtgtgtggggggtactGACTACCCAGAGTCTAATCTGGAGCCTGGTGCAGAGGGTGGACAGATGATGGCAGCAGTGGTTGGGTGCTCTCTGTAGTCAGTTGCAGCAGGCCAGAACATTAACGAGTGTGGCTCTAAGGGGTGGGGAGAACTTGAGGAGAGCATGGATaaatggtttgaatgaaaatggctgcCAGAGACTCAcagagagtggcattattggagATATGggtttgttggagtaggtgtggccttggagtaggtgtggccttgttgggggaagtgtgccTGTCACAGTGGGTGGGTGTTGAGGGTTCAGATGCTtaagccaagcccagtgtcactctcttccttctgtctgcatatccagatgcagaactctcagctacctgcTACCTCTCTAGCATGCCTACATGCGGCCATGCTACCTCTCTAGCATGCCTACATGCGGCCATGCTACCTCTCTAGCATGCCTACATGCGGCCNCCTCTCTAGCATGCCTACATGCGGCCATGCTACCTCTCTAGCATGCCTACATGCGGCCATGCTACCTCTCTAGCATGCCTACATGCGGCCATGCTTCCTGACAccatgataacggactaaacctctgaactctgagccagccccaattaagtggacatggtatctcttcacagcactaaagCCCTAACTAAAATGGTTAGTGACTAAAAACTAGCTAGGAAGGACAGACATGTGGCAGCTGGGGGACTCTAAATTAGTCCTGAGCAATCCAAGTAACAACATCAAATCATCTACTGTTTTCCTCCACAAAGGTGGAGTCTGGGGGAAGCAGCCTTGACCAGCTGAGGTGACACCCCTTATAGATCATCAGGAGCACTGATGGAGTGAGGGATGCGTTTGTGACTGCTGCTGTCCCTAAAGGAGGATTCcaattattctttcctttctctgaggcTTAGGGCTGGGTGCTGGGGAAAAAGACCCCAGGgtctctagttccaggagagagAGTACTTCTCAGAACATCATCAGCCTGCCCCTGGGAGGCTTGTTAGTGACTGCAGAGCTCCTGGGACAGGAGCTCCAGGGACCCCAGAATATGACTGTGTGGCTCCTCAGCCCCTCCCTTCTTAGGCAGAAAGGCACATTCACAGGGAGGTAAGACCCTGTCTGTCATAGCTATGGTGAGTTACATTCTGGCTACAGAAGCCTTCTGACCATCCCACCTTAGGGAGAGGTCCACAAatgaatggagggagagaaaatttTCAGATTGAACAGTGACTTCCTCCCATGGAGCTTGTTTCAAATTCCAATTTTGGGTTGGGTCTGCAGCATCCAGCAGAATCTATAATGTGCTCCGAGGGAACAGGAGGGAGCCCCTCCCAGCTCTGAACCCTGCAGACACAGAACCTGCATACAGGTGGTggtgagacagagaggagagggtttGGGAGTGTGGGGCTACAGGCCCATGCAGCCCAGAGCTACCTGGGCACACAGACGCAGACAAATTGACACACTTCTCAGGAAGGACCCTGGGTCTCTGGTTGTCACAGTGGGGATGACACTGGCAGGTCCCTGAACTCAGTCAGCACCCACAGGTAACCCCTGCAGGCAAGCACTGTCCTGGGACCTTCACAGGGTGTACATTTCATGAACTCCAACTGAGCAGATGAGGGTTTCAGGTCCCATCAAGTGACCTGCCAGTCTTCCTGTCTAAGAAGTGGGAACATGAATCTGGTCCTGTGTTTACACATGTCTCAGCCAGGTGCTTTTAGCTATCAGAATGCTGGTACCTTGAGTTCTGTGTTTGAACTGGGTTTCCAGTTCATTAGGAAGATGTGTCTTAATGAAAGGTCTTAGAGTGCTGCTGGTAGTACAGCCACATGCAGGATTTCCAGTTCTCAGTTTGGGGTTGGGAATTTGGTCATAGCACTATTTGTCAACTATGAGTTCGTAGGAGTTGTCTTTGAGTTCACAGATAAGGCTCAGAGGGGGTGCAGCCAGCTGCTAGGAGTCATCATGTCCCTTACAAGTCTGTTCTGGGGATTCGGGTCCCCACACTTGAACAGCAAGCATTCTTTCCcccactgagcatctcctcaGCAGAGTCATGCACCATTATTGGCTGTCTGCCTTCcctgcttcatttccttttccataCACTGTTGGATCAGGAGTTCTTATCTAGGATTTCTTTCTCGATCTAAATAAGCTAGCAATGGTCGTACTGTCTTCTTTCCCCATctgaagatttttgtttgtttgttttatttttgtttttgtttttctagacagggtttctctgtatagccctggctgtcctggaactcactttgtagaccaggctggccttgaactcagaaatccacctgcctctgcctcccgagtgcagggattaaaggcatgcgccaccatgcccggctcccatCTGAAGATCTTTACTTTGTGTCTATGGCTATATTGTCCTGACTGTACCTGACCTTGTTTGTCTTCAGAAGCTGAGCAAGATTAGacctggttagtacttggatgggagaccTAGGAATACTGGGTGCTGTaggtttacatatttttttctttgtgatgttttctttaagatttattttaatgtatgtgtgtgtgtgtgtgtgtgtgtgtgtgtgtgtgtgtgtgtgacctacTATTGGATCTAAGAAGTAAACTCTCATCCTCCAAAAGAAGAGgaagtcctcttaaccactgagtcatttcttcaggccctgatttataattttttcctttgttttgtttttatttcatgtgtgtttcATGTACATCTGTGTAAGAGTGTTGgattagagacagttgtgagctgccgtgtgggtcctgggaatcaaacctgggtcctctcaaagaacagccaatactcagagccatctctccagcatctcttttcttttccctccctccctccctccctccctctccccatctctctgtctctgtctctcttctttctcttttcttgcctctctttctccctccctctctttttcgagacagggtttctctgtgtagtcctggctgtcctgaaactcaccccgtagaccaggctggcctcaaactcagagatctgtctgtctctgcctctagtgggattaaaggcatgcaccaccaccacctggttaaTTCTTACCTTCCTATATGTTGACGGGACACCTTGCTGGCTGGGTAATAAGTGATCAtttctgcatgcctctgtcttgTCTGCAAACCAGTGATGATTCTCCTACCCCACACCTGGTGCCTAGCCAAGCCTCACTGCCCTGCCTTGTCCCAGTAACCCTATCTCCTCTCAGGCTCCTGAGAAGCAGCAGGACAACGGGACCTGGCTGGTGACAGAGTTCCTGCTGGTGGGATTCTCCAACCTCCCAGAACTGAGGCCCACTCTCTTCATCTTGTTCCTCCTCACCTACCTGGTCACACTCAGTGGCAAtgccaccatcatcaccatcatccagGTGGATCGCACTCTCCACACACCTATGTACCGCTTCCTGGCTGTGCTCTCCCTCTCTGAGACCTGCTACACACTGGTCACCATCCCCAATATGCTGGCTCATCTGCTGATGGAGAGCCAGGTCATCTCCATCTCGGGCTGTCGGGCCCAGATGTTCTTCTTCTTAGGTTTGGGTTGTAGCCACTGTTTCCTCCTTACCCTGATGGGCTATGACaggtatgtggccatctgccATCCCTTGCGCTACTCTGTGATCATGAGACCCACCATCTGCTTGTATTTGGGAGCCTTGGTTTTCTGCTCTGGTTTCTCAGTGGCCTTGATTGAGACCTGCATgatcttctcctctcccttctgtggCACAGGCCATGTGGAGCACTTCTTCTGTGACATCGCGCCTGTGCTGAAGCTCAGCTGTGCTGAGAGCTCACTCAAGGGGCTTGGCATCTTCTTCCTGAGCATCCTCGTGGTGctggtctccttcctcctcatcctcctctcctACGCCTTCATCGTGGCGGCCATTGTGAGGATCCCTTCGGCCGCTGGCCGGCGCAAAGCCTTCTCCACCTGCGCAGCCCACCTCACAGTGGTCATCGTGCATTTTGGCTGCGCCTCCATCATCTACCTGAGGCCAGACTCTGGGGCTAACCCCTCCCAGGACCGCCTGGTGGCAGTGTTCTACACCGTGGTGACACCACTGCTGAACCCTGTGGTTTACACCCTGAGGAACAAGGAGGTGAGGGTAGCACTGAGGAAAAACCTGGCACGGGGCTGTGGAGCATTTAAGTAGAAACTTGTATGTGTCTATTTGCTTCTCTAATAATTAAtacaagtatatttaaaaaacaagaccTTCACCCCGGAACTCTAGTTCCCTACTGGGAAAACAGGAGGCAATTCCATGCCAGATGAAGTAACTTCTGTTatttgccagtgcctgagaaaATGGAACCACAGTAAAGGGTGCCTTATCTTTATCATGGGTTCTTGGACTTGATATGGTGCAATGTGATCTGTAATGCCTAATGTTTGCCAGTGGAGGGCGCCACTG from Mus pahari chromosome 9, PAHARI_EIJ_v1.1, whole genome shotgun sequence includes:
- the LOC110326074 gene encoding olfactory receptor 10T2-like; amino-acid sequence: MAPEKQQDNGTWLVTEFLLVGFSNLPELRPTLFILFLLTYLVTLSGNATIITIIQVDRTLHTPMYRFLAVLSLSETCYTLVTIPNMLAHLLMESQVISISGCRAQMFFFLGLGCSHCFLLTLMGYDRYVAICHPLRYSVIMRPTICLYLGALVFCSGFSVALIETCMIFSSPFCGTGHVEHFFCDIAPVLKLSCAESSLKGLGIFFLSILVVLVSFLLILLSYAFIVAAIVRIPSAAGRRKAFSTCAAHLTVVIVHFGCASIIYLRPDSGANPSQDRLVAVFYTVVTPLLNPVVYTLRNKEVRVALRKNLARGCGAFK